From Micromonospora echinospora, one genomic window encodes:
- a CDS encoding ABC transporter substrate-binding protein — translation MRRRAVIGTTLAAAVTLGLTACGGGDDAAASDTVRVTLVNHVWSENIKQALPEFEKQSGLKVEVTQLGEDQLSDQYNVKLNAGSSDLDVMMYRPLQEGKLFASNKYLADLTDKAKSDGAFEFGDFQAGPVQATTHEDKVVGVPIITEQEVLYYRKDLLEKSGFTAPPKTLDELKAQAAKVEADNPGVAGFVSRTGKAAAVTQFSSFLYSFGGDFVDGSGKASVNSEQAKQAYAYYGGLLREHGPENISTDMSWSEAMAIFTQGKAAFYTEANSLYKNATDPAKSKVSDTVGFAAFPAGPAGSKPYNIPSWALGVNDASKNQDNAWKFIQWAAGKEQALAQQKAGVPSARTSVWANPEGTATYPKDLAEATTVSTANGVGHDRPLVVKVAQAREIVGQPIVDAITGKDVAASADSANEAFQKFLDDEAK, via the coding sequence GTGAGACGTCGAGCAGTCATCGGCACCACCCTGGCGGCGGCCGTCACCCTCGGCCTGACCGCCTGCGGCGGCGGGGACGACGCCGCAGCGTCGGACACCGTGCGCGTGACGCTGGTGAACCATGTGTGGAGCGAGAACATCAAGCAGGCCCTGCCCGAGTTCGAGAAGCAGTCGGGCCTGAAGGTGGAGGTCACCCAACTCGGTGAGGACCAGCTCTCCGACCAGTACAACGTCAAGCTGAACGCCGGGTCCAGCGACCTCGACGTGATGATGTACCGGCCGTTGCAGGAGGGGAAGCTGTTCGCCTCGAACAAGTACCTCGCCGACCTGACCGACAAGGCCAAGTCGGACGGCGCGTTCGAGTTCGGCGACTTCCAGGCCGGACCGGTGCAGGCCACCACGCACGAGGACAAGGTGGTCGGCGTACCGATCATCACCGAGCAGGAGGTCCTCTACTACCGCAAGGACCTGCTGGAGAAGTCGGGCTTCACCGCCCCGCCGAAGACCCTCGACGAGCTCAAGGCGCAGGCGGCGAAGGTCGAGGCGGACAACCCGGGCGTGGCCGGCTTCGTCTCCCGCACCGGCAAGGCCGCCGCCGTGACGCAGTTCTCCAGCTTCCTCTACAGCTTCGGCGGCGACTTCGTCGACGGCAGCGGCAAGGCCTCGGTCAACTCCGAGCAGGCCAAGCAGGCGTACGCCTACTACGGCGGGCTGCTGCGGGAGCACGGCCCGGAGAACATCAGCACCGACATGAGCTGGTCCGAGGCGATGGCGATCTTCACCCAGGGCAAGGCGGCGTTCTACACCGAGGCCAACTCGCTCTACAAGAACGCCACCGACCCGGCCAAGTCGAAGGTCTCCGACACGGTCGGCTTCGCGGCCTTCCCGGCCGGTCCGGCCGGCTCCAAGCCGTACAACATCCCCTCCTGGGCGCTCGGCGTCAACGACGCCTCCAAGAACCAGGACAACGCCTGGAAGTTCATCCAGTGGGCGGCCGGCAAGGAGCAGGCGCTGGCGCAGCAGAAGGCCGGCGTGCCCAGCGCCCGCACCTCGGTGTGGGCGAACCCGGAGGGCACCGCGACCTACCCGAAGGACCTCGCCGAGGCCACCACGGTCAGCACCGCCAACGGCGTCGGACACGACCGTCCGTTGGTGGTGAAGGTCGCCCAGGCGCGGGAGATCGTCGGTCAGCCGATCGTCGACGCGATCACCGGCAAGGACGTGGCCGCCTCGGCGGACTCGGCCAACGAGGCGTTCCAGAAGTTCCTCGACGACGAGGCGAAGTAG
- a CDS encoding FadR/GntR family transcriptional regulator, with protein MEQPAPGVALAPVAPVEAGLHARVLDNLGTAICGGELRPGMVLNIDDLVDRYAVSRSVVREVLRVLASIGFIETRRRVGVMIRPSEAWNVFDPQVIRWRLASSGRIAQLRSITELRTAVEPHAAWLAAQRVGHDEASDLVGLAAKMWAAGKAGDEERFLELDIDFHRRLLVASGNEMFVRLQDLVAEVLTGRHQHHLMPHHPHEQALQLHAEVAQAIQRRDGDRARRAMVQLTEQAFGEMSSIWERTAEPGGR; from the coding sequence GTGGAACAGCCCGCCCCAGGGGTCGCACTCGCCCCCGTCGCCCCGGTCGAGGCTGGTCTGCACGCCCGGGTCCTCGACAACCTCGGCACGGCCATCTGCGGTGGCGAGCTGCGCCCCGGGATGGTCCTCAACATCGACGACCTGGTCGACCGGTACGCCGTGTCCCGATCGGTCGTCCGCGAGGTGCTGCGGGTGCTCGCCTCGATCGGGTTCATCGAGACCCGACGTCGCGTCGGGGTCATGATCCGGCCGAGCGAGGCCTGGAACGTCTTCGATCCGCAGGTGATCCGCTGGCGGCTCGCCTCGTCTGGGCGCATCGCCCAGCTCCGCTCGATCACCGAGCTGCGCACCGCCGTCGAGCCGCACGCCGCCTGGCTCGCCGCGCAACGCGTCGGACACGACGAGGCGAGCGACCTCGTCGGGCTCGCGGCCAAGATGTGGGCCGCCGGCAAGGCCGGGGACGAGGAACGCTTCCTCGAACTGGACATCGACTTCCACCGGCGGCTCCTGGTGGCCTCCGGCAACGAGATGTTCGTCCGGTTACAGGACCTGGTCGCGGAGGTGCTGACCGGCCGCCACCAGCATCACCTCATGCCGCACCACCCGCACGAGCAGGCCCTCCAGCTGCACGCGGAGGTGGCCCAGGCGATCCAGCGACGCGACGGCGACCGTGCCCGCCGGGCCATGGTGCAGCTGACGGAGCAGGCCTTCGGCGAGATGAGTTCGATCTGGGAGCGGACCGCCGAGCCCGGAGGCCGCTGA
- a CDS encoding TVP38/TMEM64 family protein, which yields MIPAARRLLAQRSAVRFAALLLLLGCLALLLVLVPRPALAELPAQADRLGRAAPVAAVVGGALLLVALVPRTFVTLASGALFGALEGAVYALGAALLAAALGFAVGRALGREFVAERVRGRLARLDRWFARQSVLGVMTVRLLPISGFGLVSYGYGTTGARLLPFLVGSVLASTPTAFGYAALGAAVSTPDEVNWLTVAPAGLGLVATVVLGHTWWRAERRRRRATSGTVDPSG from the coding sequence ATGATCCCGGCGGCCCGGCGGCTGCTCGCGCAGCGGTCGGCCGTCCGTTTCGCGGCCCTGCTGCTCCTGCTGGGGTGCCTCGCGCTGCTGCTGGTGCTGGTGCCCCGGCCGGCGCTGGCCGAACTGCCGGCGCAGGCCGACCGCCTCGGCCGGGCCGCCCCGGTGGCCGCCGTCGTCGGCGGCGCGTTGCTGCTGGTCGCGCTGGTGCCCCGCACCTTCGTCACGCTGGCCTCGGGGGCGCTCTTCGGCGCCCTCGAAGGGGCCGTCTACGCCCTCGGCGCCGCGCTGCTCGCGGCGGCGCTCGGCTTCGCGGTCGGCCGGGCCCTCGGGCGGGAGTTCGTCGCCGAACGGGTGCGGGGCCGGCTCGCCCGGTTGGACCGCTGGTTCGCCCGGCAGAGCGTGCTCGGCGTGATGACCGTACGGCTGCTGCCGATCTCCGGGTTCGGACTGGTCAGCTACGGCTACGGCACCACCGGCGCGCGGCTGCTGCCGTTCCTGGTCGGCAGCGTGCTCGCCTCGACCCCCACCGCCTTCGGCTACGCGGCGCTCGGCGCGGCGGTCAGCACCCCCGACGAGGTGAACTGGCTGACCGTCGCGCCCGCCGGACTGGGCCTGGTCGCCACCGTCGTACTCGGTCACACGTGGTGGCGGGCGGAACGACGCCGCCGTCGCGCCACCAGCGGGACGGTCGACCCGTCGGGGTGA
- a CDS encoding type 1 glutamine amidotransferase has translation MSTESLRIVWVYPDLLSTYGDRGNVLILARRAQQRGMPVEVLEVRSDQRLPTAADIYLIGGGEDGPQALGAQRLLADGGLHQAVAQGSVVFGVCAGYQLLGTSFFAKGTRCQGLGLLDLESDRGPSRAVGELAGDIDPRLGLPPLSGFENHGGRTHLGPGVAPLARVTAGVGNDGQTEGAWRGKLLGTYSHGPALARNPALADLLLRWATGAHQLPPLNDTWPDRLRAERQAAVAAARP, from the coding sequence GTGTCAACTGAGAGCCTGCGCATCGTCTGGGTCTATCCCGACCTGCTCTCCACCTACGGCGACCGGGGGAACGTGCTGATCCTGGCCCGCCGCGCGCAGCAGCGCGGGATGCCGGTCGAGGTGCTGGAGGTCCGCTCCGACCAGCGGCTGCCCACCGCCGCCGACATCTACCTTATCGGCGGTGGCGAGGACGGCCCGCAGGCGCTCGGCGCGCAGCGGCTGCTCGCCGACGGCGGGCTGCACCAGGCGGTCGCCCAGGGTTCGGTGGTCTTCGGCGTCTGCGCCGGCTACCAGTTGCTCGGCACCTCGTTCTTCGCCAAGGGCACCCGCTGCCAGGGGCTCGGCCTGCTCGACCTGGAGTCCGACCGGGGTCCGTCGCGGGCCGTCGGCGAGCTCGCCGGGGACATCGACCCCCGGCTGGGCCTGCCTCCGCTCAGCGGCTTCGAGAACCACGGCGGACGTACCCACCTGGGGCCGGGCGTCGCGCCGCTGGCCCGGGTCACCGCCGGGGTGGGCAACGACGGCCAGACCGAGGGGGCCTGGCGGGGCAAACTGCTCGGCACCTACTCCCACGGTCCGGCGCTGGCCCGCAACCCGGCCCTGGCCGACCTGTTGCTGCGGTGGGCCACCGGGGCGCACCAGCTTCCCCCGCTCAACGACACCTGGCCCGACCGGTTGCGCGCCGAGCGCCAGGCCGCGGTGGCCGCCGCCCGGCCATGA
- a CDS encoding MurT ligase domain-containing protein, giving the protein MPLRAKVASSVSRTAAALSRAAGRGDGSVIGGWIGLKIDPDLLAHLSAGRAIALISGTNGKTTTTRLTTAAVGVLGTVATNSFGANMPTGHTSALAKAGSTPYAVLEVDEHYLAQVMEATEPHVVALLNLSRDQLDRAKEVAMMAQLWRAALVRHPELRVVANADDPMVVWAATPPASHDQRLTPPSVVWFSAGQRWHDDSWVCPECGSSIQRSGEQWWCTGCPLRRPQPHWVVEDDGVVDPTGAWHKVFLQLPGRVNLGNAATALAVAAEFGVRPVDAVSRLSGVASVAGRYAQVDRDGRNIRLLLAKNPASWLEAFDMADHAPTLLSINARDPDGLDTSWLFDVDFAPLRGRQVLITGDRAFDLAVRLDVNDVPFQHVRSFDEAVRGVPPGRLEVIANYTAFQDIRAELDRVN; this is encoded by the coding sequence ATGCCCCTGCGGGCAAAGGTGGCCAGCTCCGTGTCGCGTACGGCCGCGGCACTGTCGCGGGCCGCCGGCCGTGGGGACGGCTCGGTGATCGGCGGTTGGATCGGCCTGAAGATCGACCCGGACCTGCTGGCCCACCTCTCGGCGGGCCGGGCGATCGCCCTGATCTCCGGCACCAACGGCAAGACCACCACCACCCGGCTCACCACCGCGGCGGTCGGCGTGCTCGGCACCGTCGCCACCAACTCCTTCGGGGCGAACATGCCCACCGGCCACACCTCCGCGCTGGCCAAGGCCGGCAGCACCCCCTACGCGGTGCTCGAGGTGGACGAGCACTACCTGGCCCAGGTCATGGAGGCCACCGAGCCACACGTGGTGGCTTTGCTCAACCTCTCCCGCGACCAGCTCGACCGGGCCAAGGAGGTCGCCATGATGGCGCAGCTCTGGCGGGCCGCGCTGGTCCGCCACCCGGAGCTGCGCGTGGTGGCGAACGCCGACGACCCGATGGTGGTCTGGGCGGCCACCCCGCCGGCCAGCCACGACCAGCGGCTCACCCCGCCCAGCGTGGTCTGGTTCAGCGCCGGCCAGCGGTGGCACGACGACTCCTGGGTCTGCCCCGAGTGCGGCTCGTCCATCCAGCGCTCCGGCGAGCAGTGGTGGTGCACCGGCTGCCCGCTGCGCCGCCCCCAGCCGCACTGGGTGGTCGAGGACGACGGCGTGGTCGACCCGACCGGCGCGTGGCACAAGGTCTTCCTCCAACTGCCCGGCCGGGTCAACCTGGGCAACGCGGCCACCGCGCTCGCCGTCGCCGCCGAGTTCGGCGTCCGTCCGGTCGACGCGGTCTCCCGGCTCTCCGGGGTCGCCTCGGTCGCCGGCCGGTACGCGCAGGTCGACCGGGACGGGCGCAACATCCGGTTGCTGCTGGCGAAGAACCCGGCGAGCTGGCTGGAGGCCTTCGACATGGCCGACCACGCCCCGACACTGCTCTCCATCAACGCCCGCGACCCCGACGGCCTGGACACCTCCTGGCTCTTCGACGTCGACTTCGCCCCGCTGCGCGGCCGGCAGGTGCTGATCACCGGCGACCGGGCCTTCGACCTGGCCGTCCGGCTCGACGTCAACGACGTGCCGTTCCAGCACGTCCGGTCGTTCGACGAGGCGGTCCGCGGCGTCCCGCCGGGCCGCCTGGAGGTCATCGCCAATTACACCGCGTTCCAGGACATCCGAGCGGAGTTGGACCGTGTCAACTGA
- the mraZ gene encoding division/cell wall cluster transcriptional repressor MraZ, translating to MFLGTHTPRLDDKGRLILPARFRDGLAGGVVITKGQERCLYVFPTPEFQRIADQLRQQPMTHKAARAYSRVFFASAHDEVPDKQGRVTVPAHLREYAGLDRDLAVIGAHTRVEIWDRAAWETYLAESEEGFSDISEGVLPGGL from the coding sequence GTGTTCCTCGGCACCCACACTCCACGCCTGGACGACAAAGGCCGGTTGATTCTCCCGGCGAGGTTCCGGGACGGGCTGGCGGGGGGTGTCGTGATCACCAAAGGGCAGGAACGCTGTCTCTACGTCTTCCCGACGCCCGAGTTCCAGCGCATCGCCGACCAGTTGCGTCAGCAACCGATGACGCACAAGGCCGCGCGGGCGTACAGCCGGGTCTTCTTCGCCAGCGCACACGACGAGGTTCCCGACAAGCAGGGCCGGGTCACCGTCCCCGCCCACCTGAGGGAGTACGCCGGTCTCGACCGCGACCTCGCGGTGATCGGCGCGCACACCCGGGTGGAGATCTGGGACCGGGCCGCCTGGGAAACCTACCTCGCGGAGAGCGAGGAGGGCTTCTCCGACATCTCCGAGGGGGTGTTGCCCGGCGGTCTGTAG
- the rsmH gene encoding 16S rRNA (cytosine(1402)-N(4))-methyltransferase RsmH: MGELRGTHVPVLLERCLELLAPALDRPGSTVHVDATLGLAGHAEAVLEAHPRTTLIGLDRDTEALAHARARLARFADRVHLVHAVYDELPEVLDRLGVPAVDGILFDLGVSSLQLDEPDRGFAYARDAPLDMRMDQTRGTTAEEVVNTYSHPDLARVLRTYGEERFAGRIASAIIRERQRARITSTARLAELVQEAIPAPARRTGGHPAKRTFQALRIEVNKELAALETALPAALDALTVGGRMVVLSYQSLEDRLTKAALAERTRRQGPVDLPVELPGTGPTFRLLSRGAELPGETEVTANPRAASVRLRAAERIDPDAERPGGAERERYRRRVRAMHQGVGLPKGSTVDLRVAPDDGTTTDDEEGEGS; encoded by the coding sequence ATGGGGGAGCTACGCGGCACGCACGTGCCGGTACTGCTCGAGCGGTGTCTCGAGCTACTGGCCCCCGCGCTGGACCGGCCCGGGTCGACGGTCCACGTCGATGCCACCCTGGGGCTGGCCGGGCACGCCGAGGCGGTACTCGAGGCGCATCCCCGGACCACCCTGATCGGTCTGGACCGGGACACCGAGGCCCTGGCGCACGCCCGGGCCCGGTTGGCCCGGTTCGCCGACCGGGTCCACCTGGTGCACGCCGTCTACGACGAACTGCCCGAGGTGCTCGACCGGCTGGGTGTCCCGGCCGTCGACGGCATCCTCTTCGACCTCGGGGTCTCCTCGCTGCAACTGGACGAACCCGACCGTGGGTTCGCCTACGCGCGGGACGCCCCGCTGGACATGCGGATGGACCAGACCCGGGGGACGACGGCGGAGGAGGTGGTCAACACCTACTCCCATCCGGACCTGGCCCGCGTCCTGCGGACCTACGGCGAGGAGCGCTTCGCCGGCCGGATCGCCTCGGCGATCATCCGGGAACGGCAGCGGGCGCGGATCACCTCGACGGCCCGGCTGGCGGAACTGGTCCAGGAGGCCATCCCGGCACCGGCCCGACGAACCGGCGGTCACCCGGCAAAGAGAACGTTTCAGGCTTTACGGATCGAGGTAAACAAGGAACTGGCAGCGCTGGAGACGGCGCTGCCGGCCGCGCTCGACGCACTGACCGTGGGTGGCCGCATGGTGGTCCTGTCCTACCAGTCACTGGAGGACCGGCTCACCAAGGCGGCGCTCGCCGAGCGGACCCGACGTCAGGGTCCGGTCGACCTCCCGGTCGAACTGCCCGGCACCGGCCCGACGTTCCGGCTGCTCAGCCGGGGCGCCGAGCTGCCCGGGGAGACGGAGGTCACGGCGAACCCACGGGCCGCGTCGGTGCGACTGCGTGCCGCGGAGCGGATCGACCCCGACGCGGAACGCCCAGGCGGTGCCGAACGCGAACGGTACCGCCGGCGGGTCAGGGCGATGCACCAGGGGGTGGGGTTGCCCAAGGGTTCCACAGTGGACCTGCGGGTGGCCCC